The following proteins are encoded in a genomic region of Ananas comosus cultivar F153 linkage group 25, ASM154086v1, whole genome shotgun sequence:
- the LOC109703705 gene encoding LOW QUALITY PROTEIN: pentatricopeptide repeat-containing protein At2g17670 (The sequence of the model RefSeq protein was modified relative to this genomic sequence to represent the inferred CDS: deleted 1 base in 1 codon), with protein MLVQEGAPSFHALRQSPPRPPQTLPFFFISFSFYFSCSSALQTLPLLRLQNPHQAQEQEGEEEANPNPNPNPEGESAPWVEVHLFRRGRGPVGFFLHLSPSFSPDRSTFLLLLSHSAAAAEDDNADDAALSHVVRVLDLMAGAGHAPDXAAVDLAVRALCSAGRLDDACGLVRHAALRTDPRPAPPDAYTYNFLVRRLARSRPVSAVYAFIEELRRDAGLRPDLVTYTILIDAVCRSGNLREAVRLLGVLTDAGFKPDCYLYNTIMKGYCMMDECGGVMEVYNRMRDEGVEPDLVTYNTLVYGLSKAGMISQARKFLSVMAEMGHFPDTITYTALMSGMCRKGDASGALGLLGEMEQKGCEPNECTYNTLLMGLCKAKCLDKAVELYGMMTAGGMKVDSPAYATFLRALCRANRVAEAYEVFDYAVGSKSLMDVAAYMALENSLKWLRKGRV; from the exons CTCCCTCCTTCCATGCGCTCCGCCAAAGTCCCCCTCGCCCTCCTCAAaccctccccttcttcttcatttccttctccttctacttCTCCTGCTCCTCCGCACTCCAAACCCTACCCCTTCTTCGCCTCCAAAACCCTCACCAAGCCCAAgagcaagaaggagaagaagaagcaaaccctaaccctaaccccaacCCGGAGGGGGAGAGCGCGCCTTGGGTGGAGGTACACCTCTTCCGGCGAGGGAGAGGCCCCGTCGGCTTCTTCCTCCACCTCTCCCCCTCCTTCTCCCCCGACCGCTCcaccttcctcctcctcctctcccactccgccgccgccgctgaaGACGACAACGCAGACGACGCCGCGCTGAGCCACGTCGTGCGCGTCCTCGACCTCATGGCGGGCGCCGGGCACGCGCCGGAC NCCGCCGCCGTCGACCTCGCCGTGCGCGCGCTCTGCTCCGCCGGCCGCCTCGACGACGCCTGCGGCCTCGTCCGCCACGCGGCGCTCCGTACCGATCCCCGCCCCGCCCCGCCCGACGCCTACACGTACAACTTCCTCGTCCGCCGCCTCGCCCGCTCCCGCCCCGTCTCCGCTGTCTACGCATTCATCGAGGAGCTCCGCCGCGACGCGGGGCTTCGCCCCGACCTCGTCACTTATACCATCCTCATTGATGCGGTGTGCCGCAGCGGCAACCTCCGAGAGGCGGTGAGGCTCCTCGGAGTCCTCACGGACGCTGGGTTCAAGCCCGATTGCTACCTTTACAACACTATCATGAAGGGGTATTGCATGATGGATGAGTGCGGCGGCGTGATGGAGGTGTATAACCGGATGCGGGACGAGGGCGTGGAGCCCGACCTg GTAACGTATAATACTCTTGTGTATGGGCTTTCCAAGGCTGGGATGATCAGCCAGGCGAGGAAGTTCTTGAGCGTGATGGCCGAGATGGGGCATTTCCCCGACACGATCACGTACACAGCACTGATGAGCGGGATGTGCAGGAAGGGTGATGCATCGGGGGCGTTAGGGTTGCTGGGGGAGATGGAGCAGAAGGGGTGCGAGCCGAACGAGTGCACGTATAATACGTTGCTGATGGGGCTGTGCAAGGCCAAGTGTTTGGATAAAGCGGTGGAGCTGTATGGGATGATGACAGCTGGCGGTATGAAAGTGGATTCGCCGGCTTATGCGACATTTCTGAGGGCGCTCTGTCGGGCGAACAGGGTCGCTGAGGCTTATGAGGTGTTTGATTATGCAGTGGGCAGCAAGAGCTTGATGGACGTGGCTGCTTATATGGCTTTGGAGAACTCGCTCAAATGGCTGAGAAAGGGAAGAGTATAA
- the LOC109703533 gene encoding uncharacterized protein LOC109703533 has protein sequence MACHFRSISMPTKRSAVLKFEEVPQKLRASVDSSSSTAQMMLDRVRGIGYLYECIEELLSLPSNQNGLSHPQQWKWVEGELEESVALLDTCSAMRENLAAMKAHIQELKFTIRKGKNAAIESKMQGYIRLVKKANKDIKKQMLNQCGAISHMKKHQDLSNTIRLLIEAREVAVSFLQTAMSFLSKEMVKPKTSKWPLLSKTFQKRKVACDEEREDETLFFASFSSKDFNEQNALTAQNQLQTLEAIIEGLEVGLECLFRQLIHCRVSLLNICSL, from the coding sequence ATGGCTTGTCATTTTCGATCCATAAGTATGCCTACGAAACGCTCCGCCGTGCTGAAGTTTGAAGAAGTGCCGCAGAAGCTAAGAGCTTCTGTGGATTCTTCCTCCTCAACCGCGCAGATGATGTTAGATAGGGTGAGAGGGATCGGATATTTGTATGAATGCATCGAGGAGCTTCTTTCTTTGCCGAGCAACCAAAATGGTCTATCGCACCCGCAACAATGGAAATGGGTGGAAGGAGAACTGGAAGAGTCTGTTGCATTGCTCGACACCTGCAGTGCAATGCGGGAGAACTTGGCTGCAATGAAAGCGCACATTCAGGAACTCAAATTCACGATTCGAAAAGGGAAAAATGCAGCCATTGAAAGCAAAATGCAAGGTTACATTCGATTGGTGAAAAAGGCAAATAAGGATATCAAAAAGCAGATGCTTAACCAGTGTGGGGCTATTTCTCACATGAAAAAGCATCAAGATCTATCAAACACAATCAGGCTATTGATCGAAGCGAGAGAGGTCGCTGTCTCTTTCCTCCAAACTGCTATGTCATTCTTGTCAAAAGAAATGGTCAAGCCCAAGACTAGCAAGTGGCCTCTTCTCTCGAAGACATTTCAAAAGAGGAAAGTAGCATGCGATGAGGAGCGAGAGGATGAAACCTTattctttgcttctttttctaGCAAGGATTTCAATGAACAGAATGCTCTGACGGCGCAAAACCAATTGCAGACATTAGAGGCCATCATTGAAGGTCTAGAGGTTGGACTAGAATGCCTATTTAGACAACTGATCCATTGCAGGGTTTCGCTTCTTAATATTTGTAGCTTATGA